Proteins from one Crocosphaera sp. UHCC 0190 genomic window:
- a CDS encoding DUF3155 domain-containing protein, with amino-acid sequence MARKRKRKSRRRQEGRKILELVPQYNIESGEDKPVTAARKYIHEIGIQPPALLIVKRNEHTTDRYFWAEKGLFGAQYVEENHFLFPSLREFQPPVPSKIPAVAG; translated from the coding sequence TTGGCCAGAAAACGCAAGCGTAAGAGTCGTCGTCGCCAAGAAGGGCGCAAAATTCTCGAACTTGTACCCCAGTATAATATTGAAAGCGGCGAGGATAAACCCGTAACCGCCGCCAGAAAATACATTCATGAAATAGGGATACAGCCCCCGGCTTTGTTAATTGTAAAACGAAACGAACACACCACCGACAGATATTTTTGGGCAGAAAAGGGTTTGTTCGGCGCCCAATATGTTGAAGAGAATCATTTCCTCTTCCCAAGTTTGAGAGAATTTCAGCCCCCAGTTCCGAGCAAAATTCCTGCCGTAGCTGGTTGA
- a CDS encoding cofactor assembly of complex C subunit B has translation MNAPILSSTFFLTLLLMVGLFFFIRASVKDRTQQVKLMAQLPKISLLEQLQTYFTQRAYDLTAVDPQEETMTFEGFVRPSWFLAIFLSILAAVGLLCLGFVLCFIYPPLTPLFLGIGLLSPLAGVFYWKKAGRREKICLTLENTPDSALGECSVVTVIAHRDELIQLQQALALRPIS, from the coding sequence GTGAATGCTCCTATTCTTAGCTCAACGTTTTTTTTGACACTTTTATTGATGGTTGGCTTATTTTTCTTTATTCGCGCCTCTGTCAAAGATCGGACTCAACAAGTTAAATTAATGGCACAATTGCCTAAAATCTCTCTTTTGGAGCAGTTACAAACCTATTTTACCCAACGGGCCTATGACTTGACTGCCGTAGATCCTCAAGAGGAAACCATGACATTTGAAGGGTTTGTGCGTCCCAGTTGGTTTTTAGCCATTTTTTTGAGTATCCTAGCGGCGGTGGGACTCCTCTGCTTGGGATTCGTTTTATGTTTTATTTATCCTCCCTTGACCCCTTTATTTTTGGGTATCGGGCTATTGTCGCCCCTAGCTGGCGTTTTTTATTGGAAAAAGGCTGGCCGACGGGAAAAGATCTGTCTAACCCTGGAAAATACTCCAGACTCAGCTTTAGGGGAATGTAGTGTCGTCACAGTTATCGCCCACCGCGATGAATTAATTCAACTACAACAAGCACTTGCTTTAAGACCCATCAGTTGA
- a CDS encoding Fe2+-dependent dioxygenase: MILTIDAILTPKELQRLIDGLSQGNFVDGKTTAGWHAQLVKQNTQLEKTAPQAAELQNLVINALSRHLLFKLAINPKYIHSLRFSRYEVGMAYGSHTDNALMGGQQFFRSDVSFTLFLSSPDRYEGGELVIEKPEGDLSYKLAPGSILLYPASFLHRVEPVITGSRLVVVGWIQSLIRDPIKREILFDIDTVRRAIFAKEGKTMEFDLLAKTHANLLRQWAE; the protein is encoded by the coding sequence ATGATTTTGACCATTGATGCCATTCTCACTCCCAAAGAACTCCAAAGGTTGATTGACGGGTTATCCCAAGGGAATTTTGTGGATGGTAAAACCACGGCGGGATGGCACGCTCAATTAGTGAAACAGAATACCCAACTTGAGAAAACGGCACCTCAAGCGGCTGAGTTACAAAATTTAGTGATCAATGCCCTGAGCCGTCATTTGTTGTTTAAACTGGCTATTAACCCTAAATACATCCACTCCCTACGATTTAGCCGTTATGAAGTGGGAATGGCCTATGGCAGTCATACAGACAATGCTTTGATGGGGGGTCAACAATTTTTTCGTTCTGATGTTTCTTTTACCTTATTTCTTAGTTCTCCCGATCGCTATGAGGGGGGAGAATTAGTCATTGAAAAACCGGAAGGAGATCTGAGTTATAAACTAGCCCCAGGCTCAATTCTGCTCTATCCTGCCTCGTTTTTACATCGGGTTGAACCTGTGATCACAGGCAGCAGATTAGTTGTAGTAGGATGGATTCAGAGTTTAATCCGAGATCCGATCAAACGAGAAATTTTGTTTGATATTGATACGGTACGTCGTGCTATTTTTGCGAAAGAGGGAAAGACAATGGAATTTGATTTACTGGCTAAAACCCATGCTAATTTGTTACGTCAATGGGCAGAATAA
- a CDS encoding TM0106 family RecB-like putative nuclease gives MLITDVLLLDYKRCSRRSFLNVHGDITQRNPERDFLLKLRHENQLHVASVLETFYPHYQKPNPTGPSWREKAEATETLMQQGVNCIYQGILLLSEKDSPYDYLGKPHLLIKQPGQSKFGDWSYYPISIHLGRRPKPEYKIVATFYAYLLGILQDTLPPNPVMVLRPQKHYEVDLIQWLPRLQSTLEQCVIMLGNGQEPEVFISRQRCNLCNWYDHCYAIAQSQQHLSLVPGVTPSRYHSLQQMGLITVELLAEASPSSMGEVMGKEIGTQLQQQAQAIVENRAIHRTLIPRHRPEILFNHPVELYFDIEAEPERNLDYLLGVVVVNRLTQEQTFYPFLAETPEDEEKVWQQFLHLVNTYENAPIFHFSEYEVETIKRLGNLYQTPPKQIEGLISRFIDLHRCVITCVIFPVESYSLKSLANWLGFHWRDPGMGGDQCVCWYDQWLKTGNRTFLASILRYNEDDCLATLHLKNWLVEFLR, from the coding sequence ATGCTAATTACTGATGTCCTGCTACTCGATTATAAAAGATGTTCCCGTCGTTCCTTTCTTAATGTACATGGTGATATTACACAACGTAACCCTGAGCGAGATTTTCTCTTAAAACTACGCCACGAAAATCAGCTTCATGTTGCCTCCGTATTAGAAACATTTTATCCCCATTACCAAAAACCCAACCCCACTGGCCCCTCTTGGAGAGAAAAAGCAGAGGCAACAGAAACATTAATGCAGCAAGGAGTTAATTGTATCTATCAGGGGATATTATTGCTATCAGAAAAAGATTCCCCTTATGATTATCTAGGGAAACCCCATTTATTAATTAAACAACCCGGTCAATCAAAATTCGGAGATTGGTCATATTATCCTATTAGTATTCATTTAGGCCGTCGTCCCAAACCAGAATACAAAATTGTTGCTACTTTTTATGCTTATCTGTTAGGAATTCTTCAAGATACCCTACCCCCTAACCCTGTCATGGTTTTGCGTCCCCAAAAACATTATGAAGTTGATTTAATCCAATGGTTGCCTAGGTTACAGTCTACTTTAGAACAATGTGTCATAATGCTTGGTAACGGCCAGGAGCCTGAAGTCTTTATCTCTCGTCAACGCTGTAATTTATGTAATTGGTATGATCATTGTTACGCGATCGCCCAATCTCAACAACATTTATCCTTAGTTCCAGGAGTTACTCCAAGTCGCTATCACTCCCTTCAACAGATGGGTTTAATTACAGTAGAATTGTTGGCCGAAGCTTCTCCAAGCAGTATGGGAGAAGTGATGGGAAAAGAGATAGGGACTCAATTGCAACAGCAAGCCCAGGCCATTGTAGAAAATCGGGCTATCCATCGCACCCTAATACCGCGTCATCGTCCCGAAATTCTGTTTAACCACCCCGTTGAACTCTATTTTGACATAGAAGCAGAACCCGAACGCAATTTGGACTATTTATTAGGGGTAGTGGTGGTTAACCGTTTGACCCAAGAGCAGACATTTTACCCATTTTTAGCGGAAACCCCCGAAGATGAAGAAAAAGTTTGGCAGCAATTTCTTCACCTGGTTAATACTTATGAAAATGCCCCAATTTTTCACTTCTCAGAATACGAAGTTGAAACCATAAAACGCTTAGGAAACTTATATCAAACTCCCCCTAAGCAAATAGAAGGTTTAATCTCCCGTTTTATTGACCTTCATCGCTGTGTAATTACCTGCGTAATTTTCCCAGTAGAAAGTTATTCCCTAAAGTCCTTAGCTAACTGGTTAGGATTTCATTGGCGTGACCCTGGTATGGGCGGGGATCAATGCGTTTGCTGGTATGACCAGTGGTTAAAGACAGGCAATCGCACTTTCTTGGCTTCTATTTTGCGTTACAATGAGGATGATTGTCTGGCAACCCTTCACCTCAAAAATTGGTTGGTTGAGTTCTTGAGATAA